Proteins encoded within one genomic window of Bemisia tabaci chromosome 2, PGI_BMITA_v3:
- the LOC109042703 gene encoding uncharacterized protein, with protein sequence MIGKRIMKAIQKGLCFVLLWGIFVLAFLHFRDHKFRGLMRSPNDAVNSRLLLEQDVRSDASAGSSSTQHLNILLNLEPTVDKTPKQSEASLIAQIEERFPSLPIVYWNKHKNKPMFYKNDNCAKFPSIYELEFNNIYWQTLHSSNGTFYLYGAYYDVRKLSRIGPAVRILGMLNRIEPKMVTHCQFWFENEKEPVVNKVMEYKYVWYKKWGNYKQGILQPYLITCQIPASHHKKVPASVSIVEKICDVATNNLRVIYNRPSKKKGFGVCVKGLDFIHEDLSVRLVEWIELLGILGADKIFFYELQVHPNVSRVLNYYKSKGRVHVTPLTLPGGQPNLPVFQHLYLTKKVNYKRQNELIPYNDCLYKNLYTYEYIALLDIDEVIMPVKRRTWRELMDDVMVKALKIKNETRASYNVRNVYFLDDLIHSHGWFKDIPRYMHMSQHVYRSKNFTKPNQYVKCFHNPERALTLHNHFPLACLSQGCTSYAVETSDAQLQHYRADCVNSLKKTCTEYRSNSVADTTIWKYKDELIAKTFETLKVLGFFGEIT encoded by the coding sequence GCAAACGAATAATGAAAGCAATCCAGAAAGGCCTTTGTTTTGTACTCCTGTGGGGAATCTTCGTACTGGCTTTCCTTCACTTTCGGGACCACAAGTTTCGCGGGCTAATGCGATCACCCAACGATGCGGTGAATTCAAGGCTTCTCTTAGAGCAGGATGTGAGAAGCGATGCGTCGGCCGGATCAAGCTCCACTCAGCATCTCAACATACTGCTCAACCTGGAGCCAACCGTGGATAAAACCCCCAAACAATCGGAGGCATCCCTAATAGCACAGATAGAGGAGCGCTTCCCGAGTCTCCCCATCGTTTACTGGAACAAACACAAGAACAAGCCCATGTTTTACAAGAATGACAACTGCGCGAAATTTCCCAGCATCTACGAGCTCGAGTTCAACAATATCTACTGGCAGACTCTCCACTCCTCCAACGGGACTTTCTATCTGTACGGGGCTTACTACGACGTCCGGAAGCTGAGCCGCATCGGCCCCGCCGTAAGGATCCTAGGCATGCTTAACCGAATCGAACCTAAGATGGTGACGCACTGCCAGTTCTGGTTCGAGAACGAGAAGGAGCCGGTCGTCAACAAAGTGATGGAGTACAAGTATGTTTGGTACAAGAAGTGGGGCAACTACAAACAGGGGATCCTCCAGCCTTATCTTATCACCTGTCAGATCCCGGCCAGCCACCACAAGAAGGTGCCCGCGTCCGTCTCCATCGTCGAGAAGATTTGCGACGTGGCCACCAACAACCTCCGGGTCATCTACAATCGGCCGTCTAAAAAGAAAGGCTTTGGCGTTTGCGTTAAAGGGCTCGACTTCATCCACGAGGATCTATCCGTTCGACTCGTCGAGTGGATCGAGCTACTGGGCATCCTCGGGGCCGACAAGATATTCTTCTACGAGCTCCAAGTCCACCCCAACGTCTCGAGGGTTCTCAACTACTACAAGAGCAAAGGGCGAGTCCACGTCACTCCTCTCACCCTACCCGGCGGCCAGCCCAACCTCCCGGTCTTCCAACACCTCTATCTCACCAAGAAGGTCAACTACAAGCGGCAGAACGAGCTGATCCCATACAACGACTGCCTGTACAAGAATCTCTACACCTACGAATACATCGCCCTGCTGGATATTGACGAAGTCATCATGCCGGTCAAACGACGCACCTGGCGGGAGCTCATGGATGACGTCATGGTGAAAGCGCTCAAGATAAAGAACGAGACGCGGGCCTCGTACAACGTTCGCAACGTCTACTTCCTCGACGATCTAATCCACTCGCACGGGTGGTTCAAAGACATTCCGCGCTACATGCACATGTCGCAGCACGTTTACCGGAGCAAGAACTTCACCAAACCGAACCAATACGTCAAGTGCTTCCACAACCCTGAGCGGGCGCTCACCCTCCACAACCACTTCCCGCTGGCTTGCCTGAGTCAGGGCTGCACCTCCTACGCCGTCGAGACGAGCGACGCCCAGCTTCAGCACTATCGGGCTGACTGCGTCAACTCGCTAAAAAAGACCTGCACCGAGTACAGGTCGAACAGTGTGGCCGACACAACCATCTGGAAGTACAAAGATGAGCTTATCGCAAAGACCTTCGAGACGCTCAAAGTTCTCGGGTTCTTCGGCGAGATCACGTGA